A part of Chlamydia ibidis 10-1398/6 genomic DNA contains:
- the glgC gene encoding glucose-1-phosphate adenylyltransferase, translating to MIENEFQGFPVHSELPYFYRDRVGVIVLCGGEGKRLSPLTSWRCKPTVSFGGRYKLIDIPISHAIVSGFSKIFVIGQYLTYTLQQHLFKTYFYHGVLQDQIHLLVPEGRNGNQIWYKGTADAIRQNLLYLQDINVEYFLILSGDQLYNMDFRTIVDYAVSSRADMVIVSQLIQEKDAKRMGVLQIDDDANLIGFYEKPQDQDILNRFCLSELDCLKHHLDPKHGNFLGSMGIYLFRKDSLFRLLREETGDDFGKDLIQEQMKRGKVRAFLYDGYWTDIGTIESYYEANIALTQRPHPQQRGLNYYDDNGMVYSKNHHLPGAIVSDSMISSSLLCEGSVIESSKVANSVVGVRGVIGKNSVIDHSIVMGNDRYGITTNDSFGIGSDCEIYKTIIDENCQIGNAVQLVNKHGHKNYNSPDGKLVVRDGIVIIPKGTQIPDNYVF from the coding sequence ATGATTGAGAACGAATTTCAGGGATTTCCCGTACATAGTGAACTTCCTTATTTTTATAGGGATAGAGTAGGTGTAATTGTTCTATGTGGAGGAGAGGGGAAGAGACTGTCTCCTCTAACTTCTTGGCGATGTAAGCCGACAGTATCTTTCGGGGGACGTTACAAACTTATAGACATTCCTATTTCACATGCGATTGTGTCTGGCTTTTCTAAGATTTTTGTAATTGGACAGTACCTCACCTATACATTACAGCAACACCTGTTCAAAACTTATTTCTATCACGGGGTATTACAAGATCAGATTCATTTGTTAGTTCCAGAAGGACGTAATGGAAATCAAATATGGTATAAAGGAACAGCTGATGCTATCCGTCAGAATCTTTTATATTTGCAAGACATAAATGTTGAGTATTTTCTCATACTTTCTGGGGATCAACTCTACAATATGGATTTTCGTACTATTGTAGATTATGCAGTGTCTTCCAGGGCAGATATGGTGATAGTCTCCCAGTTAATCCAGGAGAAAGATGCTAAAAGAATGGGAGTCTTGCAGATTGATGACGATGCTAATTTAATAGGCTTTTACGAAAAGCCGCAAGATCAAGATATACTGAATCGTTTTTGTTTATCAGAACTTGATTGTTTAAAGCATCATTTGGATCCCAAACATGGTAATTTTTTAGGATCCATGGGGATTTATTTATTCCGTAAAGATAGCCTATTTCGCTTACTTAGAGAAGAAACAGGGGATGATTTCGGGAAAGATCTTATCCAAGAACAAATGAAGAGGGGGAAAGTAAGAGCATTTCTATATGATGGATATTGGACAGATATCGGGACAATAGAATCGTATTATGAAGCAAATATTGCTTTAACACAAAGACCTCATCCCCAGCAGCGAGGTCTCAATTATTATGATGATAATGGCATGGTATATAGTAAGAATCACCACTTGCCAGGAGCTATTGTTTCTGACTCTATGATTTCTAGTTCCTTGTTATGCGAAGGCTCTGTAATCGAATCTAGCAAAGTAGCTAATAGCGTTGTAGGAGTTCGAGGTGTGATCGGTAAGAATTCAGTTATCGATCATTCTATAGTTATGGGTAATGATCGTTACGGAATTACTACAAACGATTCTTTTGGGATTGGGAGTGACTGTGAGATTTACAAAACTATTATCGATGAAAATTGCCAGATAGGAAATGCAGTACAACTAGTAAACAAGCACGGTCACAAAAATTATAATTCTCCCGATGGAAAGTTAGTAGTTCGAGATGGGATCGTCATTATTCCCAAAGGAACACAGATTCCAGATAATTATGTGTTCTAA
- a CDS encoding metallophosphoesterase, whose amino-acid sequence MQIYGLADLHLALGIPEKSMEIFGDPWTNYHQKIYDHWTAKVRDDDYVLLAGDISWAMDIEDAKKDFDFLSSLPGTKIMIRGNHDYWSSASTRKLSTVLAKNIRYLSQGYTVLDANIAVVGVRLWEHPTICIDSRVFASSKNIKHKIHTEHDEKIFLREQMRLQRALDAITDDIQEIIVITHYPPISSDGSSGPISEMLERNGRVRKCLFGHLHKVQKPLQGFGCIRGIEYSLIAADYLDFVPKVVM is encoded by the coding sequence ATGCAGATTTATGGTTTAGCAGATCTTCATCTCGCTTTAGGTATCCCAGAGAAATCTATGGAGATTTTTGGTGATCCTTGGACCAACTATCATCAGAAAATATATGATCATTGGACTGCCAAAGTTAGAGATGACGACTATGTTTTACTAGCTGGTGATATTTCCTGGGCAATGGATATCGAAGATGCTAAAAAAGATTTCGATTTCCTCAGCAGTCTACCTGGAACCAAAATTATGATCCGAGGGAACCATGATTATTGGAGTTCAGCATCAACCAGGAAATTATCAACAGTTCTTGCAAAAAATATTCGTTATTTATCTCAAGGCTATACTGTTTTGGATGCAAACATAGCTGTTGTAGGAGTGAGATTATGGGAGCACCCTACAATTTGTATTGATTCTCGGGTGTTTGCGAGCTCGAAAAATATTAAACATAAGATTCATACAGAACATGATGAGAAAATCTTTTTGAGAGAACAGATGCGCTTACAAAGAGCATTGGATGCTATCACAGACGATATTCAAGAAATTATAGTGATTACGCACTATCCTCCTATTAGTAGTGATGGGTCTTCTGGCCCAATATCTGAGATGTTAGAACGAAATGGTAGAGTTCGTAAATGTTTGTTCGGGCATCTTCATAAGGTACAGAAACCTCTTCAAGGTTTTGGATGCATAAGAGGTATCGAATATAGTTTAATAGCTGCTGATTACTTAGATTTTGTTCCTAAGGTAGTAATGTGA
- the rsmD gene encoding 16S rRNA (guanine(966)-N(2))-methyltransferase RsmD, with the protein MKILAGKYKGKSFKTFTNHAVRPTCGIVKEAVFNICASYLDNSSFLDLFAGIGSMGLEALSRGAASVTFVDNSPQAVRLIRANCDLLSTDLPVFIIKQDVRSAVQRLAKKGFSFDLIYVDPPYNLDNNYISSILSDIVSGKLLDDQGMLFLENASVDPIEVAGLYLKNRRKLGGTFLSEYLSCCSQELN; encoded by the coding sequence GTGAAAATTTTAGCCGGAAAATATAAAGGGAAGTCTTTTAAAACATTCACAAATCATGCAGTGAGGCCTACTTGCGGGATCGTTAAGGAAGCAGTATTTAATATCTGTGCATCATATCTTGATAACTCTAGTTTTCTAGATCTTTTTGCCGGTATAGGGTCTATGGGGTTAGAGGCGTTAAGTCGTGGGGCTGCTTCTGTAACTTTTGTTGATAATTCTCCTCAGGCGGTAAGACTAATTCGAGCGAATTGCGATTTGTTATCAACAGATCTTCCTGTTTTTATCATCAAACAAGATGTTCGTTCTGCTGTTCAACGACTTGCAAAGAAAGGCTTTTCTTTTGATCTTATCTATGTTGACCCGCCTTATAATTTAGACAATAACTATATATCTTCAATTTTATCAGACATTGTCTCAGGTAAGCTATTAGATGATCAAGGTATGTTATTCTTAGAGAATGCATCTGTTGATCCGATTGAAGTCGCGGGATTATATCTCAAGAATAGGAGGAAATTAGGGGGCACATTTCTATCGGAATATCTTTCTTGTTGTTCTCAGGAATTAAACTAG
- a CDS encoding transporter substrate-binding domain-containing protein yields MKIRSFCKLSFLPFLCLLFLLVSSCSREGREETVGRDTTWFPKQFGIYTASINGFLNDLVSEINYKESLNITIVNQDWVHLFENLDDRKTSGAFTSIFPTAEMLDHYQFSEPILMTGPVLVVCEDAPYKSLEDLRGKLIGVYKFDSSVLVAQDVPEAVVVPYQHVPVALEALTSHCYDALLAPVIEVSALIDTAYRGRLKIISPPLNQEGLRLVVLRDNKNDLIEGFNSGLLKIKRSGKYQAIKQQYRLP; encoded by the coding sequence GTGAAAATCAGATCTTTCTGTAAGCTAAGTTTTTTGCCTTTTCTTTGTTTATTATTTCTACTCGTGTCTAGCTGTTCTAGGGAGGGTAGGGAAGAAACTGTCGGAAGAGATACTACATGGTTCCCTAAACAATTTGGTATCTATACAGCCAGTATTAATGGGTTCCTTAACGATCTCGTTTCAGAGATCAATTATAAGGAAAGTCTAAACATCACCATCGTTAACCAAGATTGGGTTCACTTATTCGAAAATTTAGATGATCGAAAGACGTCAGGAGCTTTTACATCAATTTTCCCAACTGCGGAGATGTTAGATCACTATCAGTTTTCCGAACCTATTCTAATGACAGGACCGGTGCTGGTAGTATGTGAAGATGCCCCCTACAAGTCTTTAGAAGATCTTCGTGGTAAGCTTATTGGTGTCTATAAATTTGATTCTTCAGTTTTGGTTGCTCAGGATGTCCCAGAAGCAGTTGTTGTTCCCTACCAACATGTTCCTGTTGCCCTAGAGGCTTTAACGTCACATTGTTATGATGCTTTATTAGCTCCTGTTATTGAGGTGTCAGCGTTGATTGATACAGCCTACAGAGGAAGACTCAAAATTATTTCCCCTCCTCTAAACCAAGAAGGTTTGCGATTGGTTGTCTTAAGAGACAACAAAAATGATTTGATAGAAGGTTTTAATTCTGGCTTATTAAAAATTAAGCGTTCCGGAAAATACCAAGCGATTAAGCAGCAATATCGTCTCCCTTAG
- the hemH gene encoding ferrochelatase translates to MRPAYLLANFGGPRHQKDVENFLVSLLTDSCVTGNFLPPSLHKKLFSFIARRRSPKVTLQYLHIGGKSPIYQDTECLAKQLEDRLLCPVIPFHRYLPDTHETTLQSLSRLEENRQIIGVPMFPHFTYAVTGSIVKFFHTHAKKHNISWIAQFGNHPSYISVMVKHIQQFLLTHEISNKDCCLLFSAHGLPLRYIRNGDPYDMQCEKSFKSLINNLGDMESYLCYQSKFGPGKWLQPSTKHICKTLHTKKRNIIIIPFGFISDHIETLYEIEEEYLPILDKRGYRALRLPAIYSSPLWIDYLIRIITGSPITSYHNLIKT, encoded by the coding sequence ATGCGTCCAGCCTATTTATTAGCAAACTTTGGTGGTCCGCGTCATCAAAAAGATGTAGAAAACTTTCTAGTTTCCCTGCTTACAGATTCATGTGTAACAGGCAATTTCCTCCCTCCCAGCTTACACAAAAAATTATTTTCTTTTATTGCAAGACGAAGATCGCCTAAAGTTACTCTGCAATACTTGCACATCGGTGGTAAATCTCCGATATATCAAGATACCGAGTGTCTCGCTAAACAGCTAGAAGATCGATTGCTCTGCCCTGTAATACCCTTCCACCGTTATCTTCCAGACACACACGAAACAACCCTACAATCTCTTTCTCGACTTGAGGAGAATAGACAAATTATAGGCGTTCCTATGTTTCCCCATTTTACCTATGCTGTTACAGGGAGCATCGTAAAATTTTTTCATACTCACGCAAAAAAACACAATATTTCTTGGATAGCACAATTTGGGAATCACCCTAGTTACATATCGGTAATGGTAAAGCATATTCAGCAATTTCTACTAACCCATGAAATCAGTAACAAAGACTGCTGTTTATTATTTTCAGCACACGGTCTGCCATTACGCTATATTCGCAACGGAGATCCCTATGATATGCAATGCGAAAAATCCTTCAAATCTCTGATAAATAACTTAGGTGATATGGAATCATATCTCTGCTACCAATCCAAATTTGGTCCAGGGAAATGGCTGCAACCTTCAACTAAACATATCTGTAAAACACTACACACCAAGAAGCGTAACATTATTATAATCCCATTTGGGTTCATCTCTGATCATATAGAAACCTTATATGAGATAGAAGAAGAGTATCTGCCTATACTCGATAAACGAGGCTATCGTGCACTGCGACTGCCAGCAATTTATAGTTCTCCCCTATGGATAGACTATCTTATTAGAATTATAACTGGCTCGCCAATAACTTCTTACCACAACTTAATTAAAACCTAA
- a CDS encoding tetratricopeptide repeat protein: protein MQLHNVQLNLEALCKRVHQRLRKYLTGQVLFTSVCIALMCAELGIFLYFFLFSEKTLVPAFCLSCFFLTFFLFLVVRLYFLSKKQEFFENLVSWYLEGVRSLLEAKQNIIQEQTRIASEATKLSIELQNEEYKLLFSIVPLLPHHDFLRKFSCFCFWKDYFLFRECLLQKAVHAHLKVVQTSPTDMSAHVSLADAYVALSGLYADPRKYPEFDSNYWVPPGRYDEEVQEKFFSTSRLAIEEFKILNEYVPGNTWVHAQLAYSYHDLQMPLEEIQEYEMILKLKPGDVETMTKLGILYFQQGMNAKGLRIYGELKKRDYKKSRKLIKFYGLKYNS, encoded by the coding sequence ATGCAACTACACAATGTTCAGTTGAATTTGGAAGCTTTATGCAAAAGGGTTCACCAGCGATTGCGTAAGTACCTCACTGGACAAGTACTATTCACATCTGTTTGCATAGCACTGATGTGTGCCGAATTAGGGATATTCCTGTATTTTTTCCTATTTTCTGAGAAAACTTTGGTTCCCGCGTTTTGTTTATCCTGCTTCTTTTTAACTTTTTTTCTTTTTCTTGTGGTGCGCCTGTATTTCTTATCTAAGAAGCAAGAGTTTTTCGAAAACTTGGTGTCATGGTATTTGGAGGGTGTACGTTCCTTATTGGAAGCGAAACAAAATATCATACAGGAACAAACTCGTATTGCTTCGGAGGCTACGAAGTTATCCATAGAATTACAAAATGAAGAATACAAGTTATTATTTAGCATAGTACCTTTGCTTCCTCATCATGATTTTCTGAGAAAGTTTAGCTGTTTTTGTTTCTGGAAAGATTATTTTTTATTTCGCGAGTGCTTATTACAAAAAGCAGTTCATGCGCATCTCAAAGTAGTCCAAACGTCACCTACAGATATGAGTGCCCATGTATCTTTGGCTGATGCCTATGTCGCTTTATCAGGGTTATATGCTGATCCCAGAAAATATCCTGAATTTGATTCTAATTATTGGGTTCCTCCAGGGCGTTATGATGAAGAAGTGCAAGAAAAATTTTTTTCTACTTCAAGATTGGCAATAGAAGAGTTCAAGATTCTAAATGAATATGTCCCAGGAAACACTTGGGTGCATGCTCAGTTAGCCTACAGTTACCATGATCTACAAATGCCACTTGAAGAAATTCAGGAATACGAAATGATTCTTAAACTCAAACCTGGAGATGTAGAGACTATGACAAAACTAGGGATACTCTATTTTCAGCAAGGAATGAATGCTAAAGGCTTACGTATATATGGAGAGTTAAAGAAAAGAGATTATAAGAAATCTAGAAAATTAATCAAATTTTATGGATTAAAATACAATAGTTAG
- a CDS encoding ABC transporter substrate-binding protein: protein MSQLPSSRPDVGSNQDHDYPNLLSTDPYIKNTLPRLLGEGFVPKGILRTAHVGKPDNLSPFNGYAHIRRLYDLCVPGLAEPHTGKYEDFSPGLALRIEERTVNDGSGDKEFHVYLRPDVYWVGIDPTLFPKHVELSEEFLCPHLVTAHDFKFFYDAVMNPYIAEMRAVALRSCFEDIVSFTVENDLKFVVRWRAHTVVNSSGQEEKKVLYAAFMNTLDLQPLPRFVYQYFPNGEKIIKDDSDPDVYRTDSVWAQNFSSHWAMNYLVSCGPFYFAGMDNEKIIFVRNPDYYDPHAALVERHCIYIKDSVDSLFQDFKAGKIDIAQLPASHVDNLAGFMKSSAYKKMASRGEAICELIAPDRSYAYIGWNCHSVFFENRDVRRAMNMIIDRERIIEQCLNGRACTISGPFSPHSPSYNREIEGWHYSPEEAAQILDEAGWIDRDGDGIREKIIDGTVIPFRFRLCYYVKSIVSRTICEYIATVCREVGVECNLLGLDTADLSQAFEEKSFDAMLTGWCLGSPPEDPRALWHSDGAKEKGSANLVGFHNDHADRIIEELSYEYDTKKRLELYHRFHELIHEEAPYAFLFSRNYSLVYRDYIKNIFVPRERTDLIPGAQDETVNYARIWLDKKEAECSDIS from the coding sequence ATCTCCCAACTACCTTCTTCTAGGCCTGATGTTGGAAGTAATCAAGATCACGACTACCCTAACTTGTTGTCGACCGATCCGTACATAAAAAACACTTTGCCTAGGTTATTAGGAGAGGGATTTGTCCCAAAAGGGATCTTACGTACAGCACACGTAGGGAAGCCAGATAATTTAAGCCCATTTAACGGCTATGCTCATATTCGTAGGCTTTATGATCTCTGTGTCCCAGGATTAGCAGAACCTCATACCGGTAAGTATGAAGATTTTTCTCCGGGATTGGCTTTAAGAATTGAGGAGAGAACTGTAAATGACGGTTCTGGAGATAAAGAATTCCATGTTTATCTACGTCCCGACGTGTATTGGGTGGGAATAGATCCCACGCTCTTCCCAAAACATGTAGAGTTATCCGAAGAGTTTTTATGCCCACATCTTGTAACTGCACATGACTTCAAGTTCTTCTATGATGCAGTTATGAATCCTTATATAGCAGAGATGCGTGCTGTTGCTTTGCGGTCATGTTTCGAAGATATAGTTTCTTTTACTGTCGAAAATGATCTGAAGTTTGTAGTGCGATGGAGAGCTCATACTGTTGTTAATTCATCTGGTCAGGAAGAAAAAAAAGTTCTGTATGCAGCTTTTATGAATACTTTAGATCTTCAACCTCTTCCTCGTTTTGTGTACCAATACTTTCCTAATGGTGAGAAGATCATTAAGGATGATAGCGATCCCGATGTTTATCGTACGGATTCTGTTTGGGCCCAAAATTTTTCCAGCCATTGGGCGATGAATTATCTAGTTAGCTGTGGCCCGTTCTATTTTGCTGGCATGGATAATGAAAAGATTATTTTTGTGCGTAATCCTGACTATTACGATCCGCACGCAGCTTTGGTGGAAAGACACTGTATCTACATTAAAGATAGTGTAGATTCTTTGTTCCAAGATTTTAAAGCTGGAAAGATTGATATTGCGCAATTGCCAGCTAGTCATGTGGATAACTTAGCTGGGTTTATGAAAAGTTCCGCTTATAAAAAAATGGCCTCTAGGGGAGAAGCGATTTGTGAATTAATAGCCCCAGATCGTTCCTACGCATATATTGGTTGGAATTGTCATTCTGTATTTTTTGAGAACCGAGATGTCCGACGCGCTATGAATATGATCATTGATCGAGAAAGAATCATCGAACAGTGTTTGAATGGGCGTGCTTGCACAATCAGTGGGCCATTTTCTCCACATTCTCCTTCGTATAACCGGGAGATAGAGGGTTGGCACTATTCTCCAGAGGAAGCTGCGCAAATTTTAGATGAAGCAGGGTGGATAGATCGTGACGGTGATGGAATTAGAGAGAAAATTATTGATGGTACAGTAATTCCTTTTCGATTTCGCTTGTGTTATTATGTTAAGAGTATAGTTTCTCGCACAATTTGTGAGTATATTGCTACTGTGTGTCGAGAAGTCGGAGTTGAGTGCAATCTATTAGGGTTAGACACAGCGGATTTGTCACAAGCATTTGAGGAAAAGAGTTTCGATGCCATGCTGACGGGATGGTGCTTAGGATCTCCTCCTGAAGATCCTAGGGCTCTCTGGCATTCTGACGGAGCTAAGGAAAAGGGGTCAGCCAACTTAGTCGGTTTCCATAATGATCATGCTGACCGTATCATTGAAGAGTTAAGCTATGAATATGATACCAAAAAACGCCTAGAGCTTTACCACCGTTTTCATGAACTAATACATGAAGAGGCTCCTTACGCATTTTTATTTTCACGCAATTACTCTCTAGTCTACAGAGATTACATTAAAAATATTTTTGTCCCTAGGGAAAGGACTGACTTAATTCCCGGTGCTCAAGATGAGACAGTCAATTATGCTAGAATATGGCTAGACAAGAAGGAGGCTGAGTGCTCGGATATATCTTGA
- a CDS encoding ABC transporter permease: MLGYILKRLTLIPLTLFVIVSVNFLILNAAPGDIVEDHGLDGHGEAGKSDKLRTYKGPDRYLQFREHYGLTLPVFFNTRPHISHKKVQLGIQNLLDASKNKNQGGPAFSTLKIYWGDRAKFIMPILLFEASDVSKSVPYRHIAADLFIRGGIRQGIVGCDLKPEQSLYNKEVASSNALLVKQLSEVDIDRKVSVLKEWFNQQGGIDYFSYSTKNLLRVFFSETRFVRYLSRIVHLDFGTLRNDPHKTVISEVAKRVRSSLVLSILPMIVVFVLCQVFGMIMALNRNNWLDHSLNFVFLIFFSIPVFVAVPWIIDNFVINKTIPFTSMPMPHSGLSSSPEVFSQLSSGGKLLDVLTHCFFPFCAVSYGAFAAQSRLSRSIFLEILNEDYIYAARARGISRYDILVKHVGKNASAALITSLASSLGTLLGGALVVETLFDIDGFGKFFYNAILNRDHNVVLFSVLMGSMISLIGYLIGDICYVLLDPRVRLENREV, encoded by the coding sequence GTGCTCGGATATATCTTGAAGAGACTGACATTGATACCCCTTACTCTATTTGTCATTGTTTCTGTTAATTTTCTGATTTTAAACGCAGCTCCCGGTGATATAGTTGAAGATCACGGCTTAGATGGGCATGGTGAGGCAGGAAAAAGTGATAAGCTGCGTACATATAAAGGCCCGGATCGTTATTTGCAGTTTCGAGAGCATTATGGTTTGACCTTGCCAGTATTTTTTAATACCCGTCCGCACATATCACATAAAAAAGTACAACTTGGGATTCAAAATCTTTTAGACGCGTCAAAAAATAAAAACCAAGGTGGTCCTGCTTTTTCGACGCTTAAGATATATTGGGGAGACCGCGCTAAGTTTATCATGCCAATATTGTTGTTTGAGGCTAGTGATGTTTCTAAATCTGTTCCCTATCGGCATATCGCTGCTGATTTATTTATTCGTGGTGGTATTCGTCAAGGTATTGTAGGTTGTGACCTAAAGCCAGAACAAAGTTTATATAATAAGGAAGTAGCTTCTTCTAATGCTTTATTAGTTAAACAATTATCAGAAGTAGATATCGATAGGAAGGTGTCTGTTTTGAAAGAGTGGTTTAACCAACAAGGTGGAATTGACTACTTTTCTTACTCTACTAAAAATTTATTGAGAGTGTTTTTTTCTGAGACGAGGTTTGTCCGCTATTTATCTCGAATTGTGCATTTAGATTTTGGCACTCTTCGTAATGATCCCCATAAAACAGTGATTTCTGAAGTAGCTAAACGTGTACGTTCCTCTCTGGTCCTTTCTATTTTACCAATGATTGTAGTCTTCGTATTGTGCCAAGTTTTTGGTATGATTATGGCGTTAAATCGAAATAATTGGTTAGATCACTCTTTAAATTTTGTTTTTCTAATTTTCTTTTCTATTCCCGTATTTGTTGCTGTTCCTTGGATTATTGATAACTTTGTTATAAATAAAACAATCCCATTTACGTCCATGCCTATGCCTCATAGTGGGCTATCGTCTTCTCCTGAGGTTTTTAGTCAGCTTAGCTCTGGTGGTAAGTTGTTAGATGTATTAACGCACTGCTTTTTTCCTTTTTGTGCAGTGAGTTACGGTGCTTTTGCTGCCCAATCACGGTTGAGTCGTTCGATTTTTTTAGAAATTTTAAACGAAGATTATATTTATGCTGCGCGTGCTAGAGGAATTTCACGATACGATATTCTTGTGAAACATGTTGGTAAGAATGCTTCGGCAGCATTGATAACATCATTAGCATCATCTTTAGGGACATTGTTAGGTGGCGCTTTAGTTGTTGAAACTTTATTTGATATCGATGGTTTCGGGAAGTTTTTCTATAATGCTATTCTCAATAGAGATCATAATGTAGTTCTCTTTTCTGTATTGATGGGGTCTATGATATCCCTTATCGGTTATCTCATCGGTGATATCTGTTATGTGCTTTTAGACCCCAGAGTTCGTTTAGAAAACAGGGAGGTGTAA
- a CDS encoding ABC transporter permease, which yields MDTPVSFYKRFCLSYHRNILASFAWKFFVLLALVGVYAPLFASSKPILVRWQGEFFSPLLRYLWFPGFYTKPIDLFFNVLMVTLPLFWLAVKFLSGWGRRVIVITLTAAQIFGFLFVYYGKVQDPKIDEKLKKLRIQCLLQSKPSLRTESVILLPTNTRTWEMERSYMSRYEQLGILIKSQYRKEQHQKLEKYRVAFESRYGAQMPTLNYLDLRNEAVCLQRLEQRRHKLQSSYDIALSVWNTVIDDYRPYLMALTRMQHDMYLANYHNHHIADLQSSYTSLETSARPFLQRVLQVRATLEEYRKLQSAIHFIRDKRAWIERESLNLKILISPLLSRFHWEDDAGGSRSMNKHIRWWQLTRINRKDLMSSLIFGIRIALIVGGLGVIIAFSLGVLIGLISGYFGGAIDMVLSRFTEIWETMPTLFILMLVVGITQQKSLILNTVLLGCFGWTGFSRYIRIETLKQRNQPYVLAASNLGYSHYYIMVHQILPNAIVPVIALLPFSVMSMISCEAGLTFVGLGEESSVSWGSLMREGVTAFPSESAVLWPAAIMLTTLLVAIALIGDGVRDALDPKL from the coding sequence GTGGATACTCCTGTTTCTTTTTATAAACGTTTTTGTCTGTCTTATCACAGGAATATTTTAGCATCTTTTGCTTGGAAATTTTTTGTTTTGCTCGCTCTCGTAGGAGTGTATGCTCCTTTATTTGCGAGCAGTAAACCTATCTTGGTTCGATGGCAAGGAGAATTCTTTTCCCCTTTACTTAGATATCTATGGTTCCCTGGTTTCTATACAAAACCTATCGATTTATTTTTTAATGTACTTATGGTGACGCTGCCACTTTTTTGGTTGGCAGTGAAGTTTTTGTCTGGGTGGGGGCGTAGAGTAATTGTAATTACTTTGACTGCCGCGCAAATTTTTGGCTTTCTTTTTGTGTATTATGGGAAAGTTCAAGACCCCAAAATAGATGAAAAACTTAAAAAGTTGCGTATACAATGCCTGTTACAAAGTAAACCCTCTTTACGTACAGAGAGTGTAATACTTCTCCCAACCAATACCAGAACTTGGGAAATGGAACGTAGCTATATGAGTCGATATGAGCAGTTAGGGATTTTGATAAAGTCTCAATATCGTAAGGAACAGCACCAAAAGTTGGAAAAATATAGAGTGGCATTTGAAAGTCGTTACGGTGCTCAGATGCCTACATTGAATTATCTCGATCTCAGGAACGAAGCAGTATGTTTGCAGAGACTAGAACAACGTAGGCATAAGTTACAGTCATCATATGATATAGCCTTATCTGTTTGGAATACTGTTATTGATGACTACAGGCCTTATTTGATGGCTCTTACTCGTATGCAGCACGATATGTATCTAGCGAATTATCATAATCATCATATTGCAGATTTACAATCCTCTTATACATCGTTAGAAACTTCTGCTCGTCCATTCCTTCAACGTGTTCTGCAAGTAAGAGCAACCTTGGAGGAATATAGAAAATTACAGAGTGCTATACATTTTATTCGTGATAAGCGTGCCTGGATAGAACGAGAATCTTTGAATCTTAAAATTCTGATAAGTCCCTTATTAAGTCGATTTCATTGGGAAGATGATGCTGGAGGGTCTCGTTCCATGAATAAGCATATTCGTTGGTGGCAGCTTACCCGTATCAATCGCAAGGATTTGATGTCCTCTTTAATTTTCGGTATTCGGATTGCTTTAATCGTAGGCGGATTAGGAGTTATTATAGCTTTTAGTCTTGGCGTGTTGATTGGTCTAATTTCTGGATATTTCGGAGGGGCCATTGACATGGTTCTCTCCAGATTTACCGAGATTTGGGAAACAATGCCAACTTTATTCATTCTTATGCTAGTAGTTGGAATTACACAGCAAAAATCCCTTATTCTAAATACTGTATTACTAGGATGTTTTGGATGGACAGGATTTAGTCGTTATATTCGTATAGAAACGCTTAAACAAAGGAATCAGCCCTACGTCTTGGCAGCAAGTAATCTAGGCTATAGTCACTATTACATTATGGTACATCAAATTCTGCCTAATGCAATAGTCCCTGTGATTGCTTTACTACCCTTTTCTGTTATGTCGATGATTAGTTGTGAGGCTGGATTAACTTTCGTAGGGCTTGGGGAAGAAAGCTCTGTATCTTGGGGAAGTCTAATGCGCGAGGGGGTAACAGCTTTCCCTTCCGAGAGTGCAGTTTTATGGCCAGCCGCTATCATGTTGACGACTTTGTTAGTCGCGATAGCTCTCATTGGAGACGGGGTTCGTGATGCTCTTGACCCTAAACTATGA